Proteins encoded within one genomic window of Granulicella pectinivorans:
- a CDS encoding NAD(P)-dependent oxidoreductase produces the protein MSETIPFSQRIEAVPEIVTRFGDLHPPFDRQGAVTESNRCLFCFDAPCAGACPTHIDVPRFIKKIASGNLAGSAKTILEANILGASCSRACPVKVLCEGACVLHRYNKQPIEIGRLQRYAMDAFHASGAALPFEAGVDTGRKVALIGAGPASLACAAELRRKGIAATIYDARPLPGGLNTYGIAEYKLPLIESLREIDMLAQLGVEFRFETVVDAAMLASLEAECDAVFLGIGLGTIHRLGLAGEEMQGMTNALDFIAGYKAGEITTAPTRVAVVGAGNTAIDAAIAAVRLGAGEVHMVYRRGPEQMSAFQFEYEHARAEGVKFLWHVQPVGLEGAGALEALKLARLEAAEDGSIVPVAGSEFLLGVDMVVMAIGQGTHSVFASEKVTMERGRVVIDRASGQTSNAKYFAGGDCTNGGREVVDAVADGKRAGVGIVAWLEGQHG, from the coding sequence ATGAGTGAGACGATACCCTTTTCGCAACGGATAGAGGCTGTGCCTGAGATTGTGACACGGTTCGGGGATCTGCATCCGCCGTTCGACCGGCAGGGTGCGGTGACGGAGTCGAACCGATGTTTGTTCTGCTTCGATGCGCCGTGTGCGGGGGCTTGTCCGACGCATATCGATGTGCCGCGTTTCATCAAGAAGATTGCGAGCGGGAACCTGGCAGGTTCGGCAAAGACGATTCTCGAGGCGAACATCCTAGGGGCGAGTTGTTCGCGAGCGTGTCCGGTCAAGGTGTTGTGCGAAGGGGCTTGTGTGCTGCACCGGTATAACAAGCAGCCGATTGAGATTGGGCGGCTGCAGCGGTATGCGATGGATGCGTTCCATGCGAGTGGTGCTGCGCTGCCGTTTGAGGCCGGGGTGGATACGGGGCGGAAGGTGGCGTTGATTGGGGCGGGGCCGGCTTCGCTGGCGTGTGCCGCAGAGCTTCGCCGTAAGGGGATTGCGGCGACGATCTATGATGCGCGGCCTTTGCCGGGTGGGCTGAATACGTATGGCATTGCGGAGTACAAGCTGCCGCTGATCGAGAGCCTGCGGGAGATCGATATGCTGGCTCAGTTGGGCGTGGAGTTTCGCTTTGAGACGGTAGTTGATGCGGCGATGTTGGCTTCGCTTGAGGCTGAATGCGACGCGGTGTTTCTGGGGATCGGGCTGGGGACGATTCATCGGCTTGGGTTGGCGGGCGAAGAGATGCAGGGCATGACGAATGCGCTGGATTTCATCGCGGGGTATAAGGCCGGTGAGATCACTACGGCGCCTACGCGTGTAGCTGTTGTGGGCGCGGGGAATACGGCGATCGATGCGGCGATTGCCGCGGTGCGGCTGGGTGCCGGTGAGGTACATATGGTCTATCGTCGTGGACCGGAGCAGATGTCGGCATTTCAGTTCGAGTATGAGCATGCACGGGCTGAGGGTGTGAAGTTTCTGTGGCATGTGCAGCCGGTTGGGCTTGAGGGCGCGGGTGCGCTGGAGGCTTTGAAGCTGGCTCGGCTGGAGGCCGCGGAGGATGGCTCGATTGTGCCTGTGGCTGGGTCGGAGTTCTTACTCGGGGTGGATATGGTGGTGATGGCGATTGGGCAGGGGACGCACTCTGTTTTCGCCAGCGAAAAGGTGACGATGGAGCGTGGGCGGGTGGTGATCGATCGGGCTTCGGGACAGACTTCGAACGCGAAGTACTTTGCGGGCGGCGACTGCACGAATGGCGGGCGTGAGGTGGTTGATGCAGTGGCTGATGGGAAACGGGCTGGTGTTGGGATAGTGGCCTGGCTGGAGGGACAGCATGGCTAA
- a CDS encoding glycoside hydrolase family 2 protein: MNRRDFLKNSTTLAAATSIATTAVAQAAPRTTKGGRTILPINRGWRYNPKNPKGGTALAFDDAHFDKVVIPHTNVMLPWHSFDEATYTFVSLYRRELRIPASAAGKRVFVDFEGVMTASTVYLNGKKLGEYRGGFTPFSFELTDHINHAGRNVLAVEVDSTERADIPPFGNEIDYLTFGGIYREVNLRVVADTFLENIHARPIHVLTDAPKVEVECFLDRGPKSKPGALSLYAELRKGATVIAAATHTIEAPTVTPHHPQDADQAAGALPPVTPYPNSYTLTLEKLGKIDLWDLDHPNLYTVHVQLSENGAPIDEETRTIGFREAMFTDGGFSLNGKIIKLRGLDRHQTFPWVGQAMPARVQRQDAIILRRDLRTNIVRTSHYPQSRHFLDACDELGLLVLEEIPGWQHIGDKAWQDVAVDNVRRMVRRDWNHPSIVLWGVRINESRDNHDFYVRTNATAHALDTSRQTGGIRYFQESEFLEDVFTMNDFGFPLKPPIHGKYLNTEFVGHTFPTKTFDDLERLREHTIRHIRVHNQLWSDPQYAGGIGWCAFDYNTHGNFGSGDRICYHGVMDMWRTPKPAAGFYKSMCDPSEEVVIEPAFYWSRGDESTLFGDALISSNCDHLKIYIDYGKGFQLVGEVDPDRAKWDHLPYPPFNINLGKAVSDHWGDLRIDGYLKGKLALSKKYSGKGIDQAFVVLPDDTTLVADGADSTRVVLRCTDEFGAPRQFATEAIQFTLEGPAQIVGDNPFSLVAGTGAIWIRAGEAPGKVTLHAKHPHLGTQSVVFTLTPSVPELA; encoded by the coding sequence ATGAACCGCAGGGACTTTCTCAAGAACTCGACCACACTCGCCGCAGCCACGTCCATCGCCACCACCGCCGTCGCGCAGGCCGCGCCCCGCACCACCAAGGGAGGGCGCACCATCCTGCCCATCAATCGCGGCTGGCGCTATAACCCGAAGAATCCAAAGGGCGGCACCGCCCTCGCCTTCGACGACGCCCACTTCGACAAGGTCGTCATCCCGCACACCAACGTCATGCTTCCCTGGCACAGCTTCGACGAGGCCACCTACACCTTCGTCTCGCTCTACCGCCGCGAGCTCCGCATTCCCGCCTCCGCCGCCGGAAAGCGCGTCTTTGTCGACTTTGAAGGCGTCATGACCGCCTCGACCGTCTACCTCAACGGCAAGAAGCTCGGCGAGTACCGTGGCGGCTTCACCCCCTTCTCTTTCGAGCTCACCGACCACATCAACCACGCCGGCCGCAACGTCCTCGCCGTCGAGGTCGACTCCACCGAACGCGCCGACATCCCGCCCTTCGGCAACGAGATCGACTACCTCACCTTCGGCGGCATCTACCGCGAGGTCAACCTCCGCGTCGTCGCCGATACCTTCCTCGAAAACATCCACGCCCGCCCCATCCACGTCCTCACCGATGCCCCCAAGGTCGAGGTCGAATGCTTCCTCGACCGCGGCCCGAAGTCCAAACCCGGTGCCCTGAGCCTCTACGCCGAATTGCGTAAGGGTGCCACCGTCATCGCCGCCGCCACTCACACCATCGAAGCCCCCACCGTTACCCCGCACCACCCGCAGGACGCCGACCAGGCCGCCGGTGCCCTCCCGCCCGTCACGCCCTACCCCAACTCCTACACCCTGACGCTCGAAAAGCTTGGAAAGATCGATCTCTGGGACCTCGACCATCCCAACCTCTATACCGTCCACGTCCAGCTCTCCGAGAACGGCGCCCCCATCGACGAGGAGACCCGCACCATCGGCTTCCGCGAGGCCATGTTCACCGACGGAGGCTTCTCGCTCAATGGCAAGATCATCAAACTACGCGGTTTAGACCGCCACCAGACCTTCCCCTGGGTCGGTCAGGCCATGCCCGCCCGCGTCCAGCGCCAGGACGCCATCATCCTCCGCCGCGACCTCCGCACCAACATCGTCCGCACCTCGCACTATCCGCAGTCCCGCCACTTCCTCGACGCCTGCGATGAGCTCGGACTGCTTGTTCTCGAAGAGATTCCCGGCTGGCAGCACATCGGCGACAAGGCGTGGCAGGACGTCGCCGTCGACAACGTCCGGCGCATGGTCCGCCGCGACTGGAACCACCCCTCCATCGTCCTCTGGGGCGTGCGCATCAACGAGTCCCGCGACAACCACGACTTCTACGTCCGCACCAACGCCACCGCTCACGCCCTCGATACATCCCGCCAGACCGGCGGCATCCGCTACTTCCAGGAGTCCGAGTTCCTCGAAGACGTCTTCACCATGAACGACTTCGGCTTCCCCCTGAAGCCACCGATCCACGGCAAATACCTCAACACCGAGTTCGTGGGCCACACCTTCCCCACCAAGACCTTCGACGACCTCGAGCGTCTCCGCGAACACACCATCCGCCACATCCGCGTCCACAACCAGCTCTGGTCCGACCCCCAGTACGCCGGCGGCATCGGCTGGTGCGCCTTCGACTACAACACCCACGGCAACTTCGGATCCGGAGATCGCATTTGTTATCATGGAGTTATGGACATGTGGCGGACACCCAAGCCGGCCGCCGGGTTCTACAAGTCCATGTGCGACCCATCCGAAGAGGTTGTCATCGAACCCGCCTTCTACTGGTCGCGCGGCGATGAGTCCACCCTCTTTGGGGACGCCCTCATCAGCTCCAACTGCGACCATCTCAAGATCTACATCGACTATGGCAAGGGCTTCCAGCTCGTCGGCGAAGTCGATCCCGACCGCGCGAAGTGGGACCACCTGCCCTACCCGCCGTTCAACATCAACCTCGGCAAAGCCGTGAGCGACCACTGGGGCGACCTCCGGATCGACGGCTACCTCAAAGGCAAGCTGGCGCTCTCGAAGAAGTACTCCGGCAAGGGCATCGATCAGGCCTTCGTCGTCCTGCCCGACGACACCACCCTCGTCGCCGACGGTGCCGACTCCACCCGCGTCGTCCTCCGC
- a CDS encoding Zn-dependent hydrolase: MGLDSGRLVRDLKELRALTGDEHGAQRVAWTPTWLKAREWFQAKATALGMEHHLDAAGNSWSTLRGESERVLILGGHLDSVPNGGWLDGCLGVLGAFEVARGLSEDYGGRPPLTIRVVDWADEEGARFGRSLFGSSAFAGTASVAADRMRTDKDGVTLEAALAGCGIDVERVGDAVSEQADAAAYLELHIEQGPVLEGMGLPLGAVTGTKGVERHAITFHGQEAHSGSTPMGVRRDALAAAAKLALEIRPIAKKHADAVATMGSVKTFPGIVTAVVGRCEATLDMRDLDAGVLAEMFAEAKAASERFAAEERCSVAWSRIWSIEPIPFDERLIGFCDEAICEVAGVSHRLPSGPLHDAAEVARAGIPTVMMFTQSLAGLSHNQAEDTKVEHLEMAARAFDALARKTMGWLAS; the protein is encoded by the coding sequence ATGGGTTTGGATTCGGGGCGGCTGGTTCGGGATTTGAAGGAGCTACGGGCGCTGACGGGGGATGAGCACGGGGCGCAGCGGGTGGCATGGACGCCCACTTGGCTGAAGGCGAGGGAGTGGTTTCAGGCCAAGGCGACGGCGCTGGGGATGGAGCACCATCTGGATGCGGCGGGGAACTCGTGGTCCACGTTGCGGGGGGAGTCGGAGCGGGTCTTGATTCTGGGCGGGCATCTGGATTCGGTGCCGAATGGTGGGTGGCTGGATGGATGTCTAGGGGTGTTGGGGGCGTTCGAGGTAGCTCGGGGGTTGAGCGAGGACTATGGTGGGCGGCCTCCGCTGACGATTCGGGTGGTGGACTGGGCGGATGAGGAAGGGGCTCGGTTTGGGCGGAGTCTGTTTGGGTCTTCGGCGTTTGCGGGCACGGCTTCGGTTGCGGCGGACCGGATGCGGACGGATAAGGATGGGGTGACGCTGGAGGCTGCGCTGGCTGGTTGTGGGATCGATGTGGAGCGGGTTGGGGATGCGGTGTCGGAGCAGGCCGATGCGGCGGCTTATCTGGAGTTACATATTGAGCAGGGGCCTGTGCTGGAGGGGATGGGGCTTCCGCTGGGCGCGGTGACGGGGACCAAGGGCGTGGAGCGGCATGCGATTACGTTCCATGGGCAGGAGGCGCATTCGGGATCGACGCCTATGGGTGTAAGGAGGGATGCTCTGGCTGCCGCGGCGAAGCTTGCGCTGGAGATACGGCCGATCGCGAAGAAGCATGCGGATGCGGTGGCTACGATGGGGAGCGTAAAGACGTTTCCGGGGATTGTGACGGCGGTGGTGGGGCGGTGCGAGGCTACGCTGGATATGCGGGATCTGGATGCCGGTGTGCTGGCGGAGATGTTCGCGGAGGCCAAGGCTGCGAGCGAGCGGTTTGCGGCAGAGGAGCGATGCAGCGTCGCGTGGTCGCGGATATGGAGCATTGAGCCGATTCCGTTCGATGAGCGGTTGATCGGGTTTTGCGATGAGGCGATTTGTGAGGTCGCGGGAGTGTCGCACAGGCTGCCCTCGGGGCCTTTGCATGATGCGGCGGAGGTGGCTCGGGCGGGGATTCCGACGGTGATGATGTTTACGCAGTCGCTGGCGGGGCTGAGCCATAATCAGGCCGAGGATACGAAGGTGGAGCACCTGGAGATGGCGGCTCGGGCGTTCGATGCGTTGGCGCGGAAGACGATGGGGTGGTTGGCGTCGTAG
- a CDS encoding RNA polymerase sigma factor: protein METTDHQAIQQVLAGDPDAYKVLMDRHFQFVFRIAYRIIGDTADAEDVAQEAFLRAYKSLSTFRHDATFSTWINRIAMNLSINLVERRTRDKVHHAVQIGDDATPTLNTMQIPDTRKSPEHSLLDTEATTIRQAAMASLTPMERTAFTLRHMEELPIAEIATALNIPANSAKQAIFRAVGKLRRSLSPMVMSR, encoded by the coding sequence ATGGAAACGACAGACCATCAAGCAATCCAGCAAGTGCTCGCCGGAGACCCCGACGCCTACAAGGTGCTGATGGACCGCCACTTCCAGTTTGTTTTCCGCATCGCCTACCGCATCATCGGCGATACGGCCGACGCCGAAGACGTTGCGCAGGAAGCGTTCCTGCGCGCCTACAAAAGCCTTTCCACCTTCCGTCACGACGCAACCTTCTCCACCTGGATCAATCGCATCGCCATGAATCTCTCCATCAATCTCGTCGAGCGCCGCACCCGCGACAAGGTGCACCACGCCGTACAAATCGGCGACGACGCAACCCCCACCCTGAACACCATGCAAATCCCAGACACCCGCAAATCGCCCGAACACTCCCTCCTCGACACCGAGGCCACCACCATCCGTCAGGCCGCCATGGCCTCCCTCACCCCCATGGAGCGCACCGCCTTCACCCTCCGCCACATGGAGGAGCTCCCCATCGCCGAGATCGCAACCGCCCTCAACATCCCCGCGAACTCCGCCAAACAAGCCATCTTCCGCGCTGTAGGCAAACTCCGCCGTTCGCTCTCTCCCATGGTGATGTCACGATGA
- the preA gene encoding NAD-dependent dihydropyrimidine dehydrogenase subunit PreA, with the protein MAKATLASTFCGIPMLNPFWLASAPPANCGEQVMRAFDAGWGGAVWKTIGEPVTNVSSRYSSIDWAGQKMMGFNNIELISDRPIEMNLKEIAEAKKRYPKHVIIASLMVESKRESWHEIVARAEDAGADGLELNFGCPHGMSERGMGSAVGQVPEYCEQITGWVKEKARTPVIVKLTPNISDIRMPARAAKRAGADALSAINTINSITGIDLDTLTPNPNVDGRSSHGGYCGPAVKPIALNMVQQVMSDPLAALPMSGIGGVASWRDAAEFILLGSSSVQVCTAVMHYGYRIVEDMCDGLLEWMDTKGYRTIDDFRGLSLPQVREWKNLNLNYRVVAEIHADKCIGCQLCYTACWDGAHQCIHLDRAEGGMEEAVLGTDPRYVMHEPNPHGKATPAMVAAQSATVISTTPIPKLDAGGAGSHASLTPLHRIPRVDVDECVGCNLCSLVCPVDGCITMERVENGLAAESWAERTVSNL; encoded by the coding sequence ATGGCTAAGGCTACGCTTGCGAGTACGTTTTGCGGGATACCGATGTTGAACCCGTTCTGGCTGGCCTCGGCTCCGCCGGCGAACTGCGGCGAGCAGGTGATGCGGGCGTTCGATGCGGGCTGGGGTGGAGCGGTTTGGAAGACGATTGGCGAGCCGGTGACGAATGTGAGCTCGCGGTACTCGTCGATCGATTGGGCCGGGCAGAAGATGATGGGGTTCAACAATATTGAGCTGATCTCCGACAGGCCGATCGAGATGAACCTGAAAGAGATTGCGGAGGCGAAGAAGCGGTATCCGAAGCATGTGATTATTGCCTCGCTGATGGTGGAGAGTAAGCGCGAGAGCTGGCATGAGATTGTGGCGCGGGCGGAGGATGCGGGGGCGGATGGGCTCGAGTTGAACTTTGGTTGTCCGCATGGAATGAGCGAGCGCGGGATGGGCTCGGCCGTGGGGCAGGTGCCGGAGTACTGCGAACAGATTACGGGGTGGGTGAAGGAGAAGGCGCGGACTCCGGTGATTGTGAAGTTGACGCCGAATATTTCGGATATACGGATGCCGGCGCGTGCGGCGAAGAGGGCGGGCGCGGATGCGCTGAGTGCGATCAATACCATCAACTCGATTACGGGGATCGATCTGGATACGCTGACGCCGAATCCGAATGTGGATGGGCGGAGTTCGCATGGTGGGTACTGCGGGCCCGCGGTGAAGCCGATCGCGTTGAACATGGTGCAGCAGGTGATGAGCGATCCGTTGGCTGCGCTGCCGATGTCGGGGATTGGTGGTGTGGCGTCGTGGCGGGATGCGGCGGAGTTTATTCTGCTGGGCTCGAGCAGCGTGCAGGTGTGTACGGCGGTGATGCATTACGGGTATCGCATCGTCGAGGACATGTGCGATGGGCTGCTGGAGTGGATGGATACGAAGGGATATCGGACGATCGATGACTTTCGTGGGTTGTCGCTGCCGCAGGTGCGGGAGTGGAAGAACCTGAATTTGAACTATCGAGTGGTTGCGGAGATTCATGCGGACAAGTGCATTGGCTGCCAGCTTTGCTATACGGCTTGCTGGGATGGGGCGCATCAGTGCATTCATCTGGATCGGGCTGAGGGTGGGATGGAGGAGGCGGTTTTGGGGACCGATCCTCGGTATGTGATGCATGAGCCGAATCCGCATGGAAAGGCTACACCGGCGATGGTCGCGGCGCAGAGTGCGACGGTGATCTCGACGACGCCGATTCCCAAGCTGGATGCGGGTGGGGCGGGGTCGCATGCGAGCTTGACGCCGCTGCACCGGATTCCGCGGGTGGATGTGGATGAGTGTGTGGGGTGTAACCTTTGTTCGCTGGTTTGTCCGGTGGATGGATGCATCACGATGGAGCGGGTTGAGAATGGGTTGGCGGCGGAGAGCTGGGCTGAGCGGACGGTCTCAAATTTGTAA
- a CDS encoding HEAT repeat domain-containing protein — MQTIFLTAALLLASTPIVHAAQPIISSDDPAAYISGTRAMNDHRWKDAVTSFDQVINARQKKVDAALYWKAYSLNKLGNQPLALATCFQLRAQFTDSTWNKDCDALNIDVTGYSNPVPPVPPVPPTPPTTRTFTFTRSDSYSRAERDTLRSESRDPDADIKMLALNSLLNQDPARAIPLLRGILTGNQPSNIKRHALFVLAQSKSPEAQAILNDAVLGKLDPSLQREAIQSMGIYKGKAANDTLAQVYATTSDIKIKQAVISAFFISQDAPRMVELAKNEKNMELKRSIVSQLALMHDKAATDYMIELLK; from the coding sequence ATGCAAACCATCTTCCTAACCGCCGCACTCCTCCTCGCATCCACCCCCATCGTCCACGCCGCCCAACCCATCATCTCCTCCGACGATCCCGCCGCCTACATCTCCGGCACCAGGGCCATGAACGACCATCGCTGGAAGGATGCCGTCACCTCCTTCGACCAGGTCATCAATGCCAGGCAAAAGAAGGTCGACGCCGCCCTCTACTGGAAGGCCTACTCCCTCAACAAGCTCGGCAACCAGCCCCTCGCGCTCGCCACCTGCTTCCAGCTCCGCGCCCAGTTCACCGACAGCACATGGAACAAGGATTGCGACGCCCTCAACATCGACGTCACCGGCTATTCCAACCCCGTGCCCCCCGTCCCTCCCGTGCCCCCGACGCCCCCCACCACCAGAACATTCACCTTCACCCGCAGCGACTCCTACTCCCGCGCCGAGCGCGATACGCTGCGCTCTGAGTCCCGCGACCCCGACGCCGACATCAAGATGCTGGCCCTCAACTCGCTCCTCAACCAGGACCCCGCCCGCGCCATCCCGCTCCTCCGCGGCATCCTCACCGGCAATCAGCCCTCCAACATCAAGCGGCACGCCCTCTTCGTCCTCGCCCAGAGCAAGTCGCCCGAAGCCCAGGCCATCCTCAACGACGCCGTCCTCGGCAAGCTCGATCCCAGCCTCCAGCGCGAAGCCATCCAGTCCATGGGCATCTACAAGGGCAAAGCCGCCAACGATACCCTCGCCCAGGTCTACGCCACAACCAGCGACATCAAGATCAAGCAGGCCGTCATCTCCGCTTTCTTCATCTCGCAGGACGCACCCCGCATGGTCGAACTCGCCAAAAACGAGAAGAACATGGAACTCAAACGAAGCATCGTCTCCCAGCTCGCCCTCATGCACGACAAAGCTGCCACCGACTACATGATCGAATTGCTCAAATAG
- a CDS encoding HEAT repeat domain-containing protein, with protein sequence MHPHVRTLILLPLLALARTLHSQSAPQVLHTQLTTQSAANGLTPHLESVKRSGHPTWIGYSVALIPGLQLDSNNAGTLDLNNDGNSYRRNNDDPIVTPTQAILLIHVEQGVATRIRLVDPTRILDAGDQPFLWLTNVSPTDSIQLLSSLAKTESSERRDRIRSSALFAIAAHNVPQATVALIALAEPSNPIDLRDKAAFWLANQRGTEGFAALRKYARNDPDEAFRKKLTFDLTLVKEPAALDELIRMAHDDASPEVRKQAQFWMANKGGKKVGADLGNIAVNDPNAEVRKSAVFAISRLPDGESTARLVELASNSKDPAVRKQAVFWLGQSRDPHALDYLTRLIKQ encoded by the coding sequence ATGCACCCTCACGTCCGCACCCTGATCCTCCTCCCCCTCCTCGCCCTCGCCCGCACACTCCACTCCCAGAGTGCTCCCCAGGTCCTCCACACTCAGCTCACCACCCAATCCGCCGCCAACGGCCTCACCCCGCACCTCGAATCCGTCAAACGCAGCGGCCACCCCACCTGGATCGGCTACTCCGTCGCCCTCATCCCCGGCCTCCAGCTCGACTCCAACAACGCCGGCACCCTCGACCTCAACAACGACGGCAACTCCTATCGACGCAACAACGACGATCCCATCGTCACGCCCACCCAGGCCATCCTCCTCATCCACGTCGAGCAGGGCGTAGCCACCCGCATCCGTCTCGTCGATCCCACACGCATCCTCGACGCCGGCGACCAGCCCTTTCTCTGGCTCACCAACGTCAGCCCCACCGACAGCATCCAGCTCCTTTCCTCCCTCGCGAAGACCGAAAGCAGCGAACGCAGAGACCGCATCCGCTCCTCCGCCCTCTTCGCCATCGCCGCCCACAACGTACCCCAGGCAACCGTTGCCCTCATCGCCCTCGCCGAGCCCTCCAACCCCATCGACCTCCGCGACAAGGCCGCCTTCTGGCTCGCCAACCAGCGCGGCACCGAAGGCTTTGCCGCCCTCCGCAAGTACGCGCGCAACGACCCCGACGAAGCCTTCCGCAAGAAACTCACCTTCGACCTCACCCTGGTCAAGGAGCCCGCCGCCCTCGACGAACTCATCCGCATGGCACACGACGACGCCTCCCCCGAAGTCCGCAAGCAGGCCCAGTTCTGGATGGCCAACAAGGGCGGCAAGAAGGTAGGCGCCGATCTCGGCAACATCGCCGTCAACGACCCCAACGCCGAGGTCCGCAAGTCGGCCGTCTTCGCCATCAGCCGTCTGCCCGACGGCGAGTCCACCGCTCGCCTCGTCGAATTGGCCAGCAACAGCAAAGACCCCGCCGTCCGCAAACAGGCCGTCTTCTGGCTCGGTCAGTCCAGGGATCCCCACGCCCTCGACTACCTCACACGTTTGATCAAGCAGTAG